Proteins found in one Armatimonadota bacterium genomic segment:
- a CDS encoding LacI family DNA-binding transcriptional regulator — MARRARVSVTTAARALGGYGYVSSETRRRVQEAAAALDYHPNAIARSMIKGRTHTLAVVVSDNANPFFASVVRGIEDTVLPQHYTVMLCNADEDPRKEATYLHVIREKRVDGVILSPSGGPRALLRSLLSRGTPVVLVDRRVRGVRTDTVLVDNRAGARAAVGHLLRLGHRRIGIISGPRHIFTARERLAGYVEALREAGVTVDHRLVLEGNFKADSGYTLAEQMVNLPHRPTAVFTANNLMTLGALLRFKELGVRIPQEMAVVGFDDMPWAPILTPPLTAVAQPSYDLGVAAARLLLQRLRETRTPPQTVVFQPRLIVRESCGAGRFAAEFHRR, encoded by the coding sequence GTGGCCCGGCGGGCCCGGGTGTCGGTGACCACCGCGGCCCGGGCGCTGGGCGGCTATGGATACGTCTCGTCCGAGACCCGCCGGCGCGTCCAGGAAGCGGCGGCCGCGCTGGACTACCATCCCAACGCCATCGCCCGGAGCATGATCAAGGGGCGCACCCACACCCTGGCGGTGGTCGTCTCGGACAACGCCAACCCCTTCTTCGCTTCCGTCGTCCGCGGCATCGAGGACACGGTCCTCCCCCAGCACTACACGGTGATGCTGTGCAACGCCGATGAGGACCCCCGCAAGGAAGCGACCTACCTGCACGTGATCCGCGAAAAGCGGGTGGACGGGGTGATCCTCTCCCCCTCAGGAGGCCCCCGGGCCCTGCTGCGGTCGTTGCTGTCCCGGGGAACGCCTGTGGTCCTGGTGGACCGCCGGGTGCGGGGGGTGCGGACAGACACCGTCCTGGTGGACAATCGCGCCGGGGCCCGCGCCGCCGTCGGCCACCTGCTGCGGCTGGGCCACCGGCGCATCGGGATCATCAGCGGCCCCCGCCACATCTTCACGGCCCGGGAGCGCCTGGCCGGGTACGTGGAAGCCTTGCGGGAGGCTGGCGTGACGGTGGACCACCGCCTGGTCCTCGAGGGAAACTTCAAGGCCGACAGCGGCTACACTCTGGCCGAGCAGATGGTGAACCTTCCCCACCGGCCCACGGCGGTGTTCACCGCCAACAACCTCATGACCCTGGGAGCCTTGCTGCGCTTCAAGGAGCTGGGGGTGCGCATCCCCCAGGAGATGGCGGTCGTGGGATTTGACGACATGCCCTGGGCGCCGATCCTGACCCCTCCGCTGACGGCCGTCGCCCAGCCGAGTTACGACCTGGGGGTGGCGGCGGCCCGCCTGCTTCTGCAGCGCCTGCGGGAGACCCGCACGCCTCCCCAGACGGTCGTGTTCCAGCCCCGGCTGATCGTCCGCGAGTCCTGCGGGGCTGGCCGCTTTGCCGCGGAATTCCATCGCCGGTGA
- a CDS encoding L-fucose/L-arabinose isomerase family protein: MRTPRIGILTFSDGRRHVHQELLPLTREFQDRLARRLREAGWEVVTGRDIVWTTDLARSEGRYLAAEGVEATVFNFAIWSFPHLPAIASQFAPGPFLLFSNVNPRYPGLVGMLASAGALDQVGAFCARVSGDVADDAVFSRALQFLRAAVAVNRLRGETYGLIGGRSMGMYTAQSPLDQWRRQFGIDVEHIDQFEIVRRAALVPEDRVEAGFRWLEEHVGQIHYDGRKLTPELLKRQIRSYHALRNIIADWRLDFCGIKGQPELTDHFCTMDIAEAFCNDPYDWEGPHDPIVCATEADMDGALTMEIFKHMAGTPVLFADVRHYDASDDTWDLCNSGQHATYFAGRSFRPEDNLPRVRFYPEIIYFPAGGASVAHIAAPGQVTLARLARRQGRYWMAIVPAEFVEYPEDEAWRKAEATTPEWPHAFARFRVPPEVFLASYDSNHIHGVYGDYVQELIWVSRILGIDYQVFA; the protein is encoded by the coding sequence ATGCGCACGCCCCGGATCGGGATCCTGACCTTCTCGGACGGCCGCCGCCACGTGCACCAGGAGCTGCTGCCCCTCACGCGCGAGTTCCAGGACCGGCTGGCCCGCCGCCTGCGGGAGGCGGGGTGGGAGGTGGTGACCGGACGCGACATCGTCTGGACCACCGACCTGGCCCGCAGCGAAGGCCGGTACCTGGCCGCCGAAGGGGTGGAGGCCACGGTCTTCAACTTTGCCATCTGGAGCTTTCCCCATCTCCCGGCCATCGCCAGCCAGTTCGCGCCGGGGCCCTTCCTGCTGTTCAGCAACGTCAACCCCCGCTACCCGGGGCTGGTGGGCATGCTGGCCAGCGCCGGGGCGCTGGACCAAGTGGGCGCGTTCTGCGCCCGGGTGTCCGGGGACGTGGCCGATGACGCGGTGTTCTCCCGGGCCCTGCAGTTTCTGCGGGCGGCGGTGGCGGTCAACCGCCTGCGGGGAGAGACCTACGGGCTGATCGGGGGCCGGTCCATGGGCATGTACACCGCCCAGAGCCCGCTGGACCAGTGGCGGCGGCAGTTCGGCATCGACGTGGAGCACATCGACCAGTTCGAGATCGTGCGGCGCGCCGCCCTGGTCCCGGAGGATCGGGTGGAGGCGGGGTTCCGGTGGCTGGAGGAACACGTCGGGCAGATCCACTACGACGGCCGCAAGCTCACCCCCGAGCTGCTCAAGCGCCAGATCCGCAGCTACCACGCCCTGCGGAACATCATCGCCGACTGGCGCCTGGACTTCTGCGGCATCAAGGGGCAGCCCGAGCTGACCGACCACTTCTGCACCATGGACATCGCCGAGGCGTTCTGCAACGACCCCTACGATTGGGAGGGCCCCCACGATCCCATCGTCTGCGCCACCGAGGCCGATATGGACGGCGCCCTGACCATGGAGATCTTCAAGCACATGGCGGGCACGCCGGTCCTGTTCGCCGACGTACGCCACTACGACGCCAGCGACGACACCTGGGACCTGTGCAACTCCGGCCAGCACGCCACCTATTTTGCCGGACGCTCGTTCCGTCCCGAAGACAACCTCCCCCGGGTGCGGTTCTACCCCGAAATCATCTACTTCCCCGCCGGGGGGGCCTCGGTGGCCCACATCGCGGCCCCGGGCCAGGTCACCCTGGCCCGGCTGGCCCGCCGCCAGGGGCGGTACTGGATGGCCATCGTGCCGGCGGAATTCGTGGAGTATCCGGAGGACGAGGCCTGGCGCAAGGCGGAGGCCACCACCCCCGAGTGGCCTCACGCCTTCGCCCGGTTCCGGGTGCCTCCGGAGGTCTTCCTGGCCTCCTATGACAGCAACCACATCCACGGGGTGTACGGGGACTACGTCCAGGAGCTGATCTGGGTCAGCCGGATCCTGGGGATTGACTATCAGGTCTTCGCCTGA